In the Populus trichocarpa isolate Nisqually-1 chromosome 1, P.trichocarpa_v4.1, whole genome shotgun sequence genome, one interval contains:
- the LOC7461652 gene encoding probable sucrose-phosphate synthase 3, which produces MPGNEWINGYLEAILNSGGGAGAIEEHKPAPTVNLRETGHFNPTKYFVEEVVRGVDETDLHRTWIKVVATRNTRERSSRLENMCWRIWHLTRKKKQLEWEELQRLANRRWEREQGRRDATEDMSEDLSEGEKGDGLGELAQSETPRKKFQRSLSNPEVWSDDKKEKKLYIVLISIHGLVRGENMELGRDSDTGGQVKYVVELARALARMPGVYRVDLFTRQISSPEVDWSYGEPTEMLTSGPEDDDGNEVGESSGAYIVRIPFGPHDKYLGKELLWPYIQEFVDGALSHILNMSKVLGEQIGGGQPVWPYVIHGHYADAGDSAALLSGALNVPMVLTGHSLGRNKLEQLLKQGRQSKEDINSTYKIMRRIEGEELSLDAAELVITSTRQEIDEQWGLYDGFDVKLEKVLRARARRGVNCHGRYMPRMVVIPPGMDFSSVVVQEDAPEVDGELATLISSTDGSSPKAIPPIWSEIMRFLTNPHKPMILALSRPDPKKNITTLLKAFGECRPLRELANLTLIMGNRDDIEEMTGGNGSVLTTVLKMIDKYDLYGLVAYPKHHKQADVPEIYRLAAKTKGVFINPALVEPFGLTLIEAAAHGLPMVATKNGGPVDIHRALNNGLLVDPHDQQAIADALLKLVSEKNLWALCRKNGLKNIHLFSWPEHCRTYLTRVAACRMRHPQWQTDTPEDEIAAEESSLNDSLKDVQDMSLRLSIDGDKPSLNGSLDYSAVSSGDPALQDQVQRVLNKIKKPESEPVVSEGARHEAVVSKYPMLRRRRRLIVIALDCYDSKGFPEMKMIQIVQDIIKAVRSDSLFARVTGLALSTAMSLTETTEFLTSAKIHANEFDALICNSGGEVYYPGTCTQVDGKLVRDPDYAAHIDYRWGCDGLKKTIWKLMNTTEGGKQSDESSNPIEEDKKSRNAHCIAYLVKDRSKVKRVDDLRQKLRMRGLRCHLMYCRNSTRLQIIPHLASRAQALRYLFVRWRLNVANMFVILGENGDTDYEEMISGAHKTIILKDVVTKGSEDLLRTTDLRDDIVPKESPLIAYLSGKATASEIADVLKQVSKASAGM; this is translated from the exons ATGCCTGGAAATGAGTGGATAAATGGATACTTGGAAGCAATATTGAATAGTGGAGGAGGAGCAGGTGCAATTGAAGAACACAAGCCTGCACCAACTGTGAATTTAAGAGAAACAGGGCATTTTAATCCAACAAAGTATTTTGTTGAGGAGGTTGTTAGAGGAGTTGATGAGACTGATTTACATAGAACTTGGATAAAAGTTGTTGCCACTCGCAACACCAGGGAACGCAGTTCCAGGCTCGAAAACATGTGTTGGCGAATTTGGCACCTCACTCGCAAGAAGAAGCAG TTGGAGTGGGAGGAACTACAGCGGTTGGCGAATCGGAGATGGGAAAGGGAACAAGGACGTCGGGATGCAACCGAAGACATGTCTGAGGATTTATCAGAAGGAGAGAAAGGAGATGGGTTGGGGGAGCTGGCACAAAGCGAGACGCCAAGGAAAAAGTTCCAGAGAAGCCTTTCCAACCCGGAAGTGTGGTCGGATgataagaaggaaaagaaactcTATATTGTCCTTATCAG TATACATGGTTTGGTCCGAGGAGAAAATATGGAGCTCGGTCGAGATTCTGACACTGGTGGACAG GTCAAATATGTGGTGGAACTTGCTCGTGCACTTGCTAGAATGCCTGGAGTGTACAGGGTAGATCTTTTTACTCGCCAGATCTCCTCCCCTGAAGTTGATTGGAGCTACGGTGAACCAACAGAGATGCTAACTTCAGGCCCTGAAGATGATGATGGCAATGAGGTGGGAGAGAGCAGTGGGGCATATATTGTCAGGATTCCCTTTGGTCCACACGATAAGTATCTCGGAAAAGAATTACTGTGGCCTTATATTCAAGAATTTGTAGATGGAGCTCTCAGTCACATTCTTAATATGTCAAAAGTTTTGGGTGAACAAATTGGAGGAGGCCAGCCTGTGTGGCCATATGTAATTCATGGCCATTATGCTGATGCAGGTGATAGTGCTGCTCTTTTATCAGGTGCTTTGAATGTTCCTATGGTTTTAACGGGACATTCGCTTGGGAGAAACAAGCTGGAACAGCTTCTTAAACAGGGGCGACAATCAAAGGAGGACATCAAttcaacatataaaataatGCGGAGGATAGAAGGagaagagctttcacttgatgCTGCAGAACTTGTAATCACAAGTACCAGACAAGAGATTGATGAGCAATGGGGACTTTATGATGGGTTTGATGTCAAGCTTGAGAAAGTTTTGCGTGCTCGTGCTAGACGTGGTGTCAATTGCCATGGCCGTTACATGCCAAGAATGGTG GTTATTCCTCCAGGCATGGACTTCAGCAGTGTTGTGGTTCAAGAAGATGCTCCTGAGGTCGATGGGGAGCTTGCAACACTCATCAGCAGTACTGATGGTTCTTCCCCAAAAGCAATTCCACCAATATGGTCTGAA ATCATGCGGTTCCTTACAAATCCCCATAAGCCGATGATTTTGGCCTTATCAAGGCCTGATCCAAAGAAGAATATTACAACTCTTTTGAAAGCCTTTGGAGAGTGCCGCCCATTAAGAGAGCTTGCCAATCTT ACACTGATTATGGGAAACAGGGATGATATAGAGGAGATGACTGGTGGAAATGGGAGTGTGCTCACGACAGTGTTGAAGATGATTGACAAGTATGATCTTTATGGGCTGGTCGCCTATCCGAAACATCACAAGCAAGCTGATGTTCCAGAAATATATCGGCTTGCTGCCAAAACAAAG GGGGTTTTCATAAATCCAGCATTGGTCGAGCCTTTTGGCCTTACCTTGATTGAG GCAGCAGCTCACGGGCTTCCAATGGTGGCTACTAAAAATGGCGGACCAGTTGACATCCATCGG GCACTGAACAACGGTCTGCTTGTTGACCCTCATGATCAGCAAGCTATTGCTGATGCACTGCTTAAGTTGGTGTCCGAAAAGAACTTATGGGCTCTCTGCAGGAAGAATGGCTTGAAGAATATACACCTGTTCTCATGGCCTGAACACTGCCGGACGTACTTGACCAGGGTAGCAGCCTGCCGGATGAGGCATCCACAATGGCAAACTGATACCCCAGAGGATGAGATAGCTGCAGAAGAGTCATCTCTCAATGATTCGCTCAAGGATGTGCAGGATATGTCCCTCAGGCTGTCAATTGATGGAGACAAACCTTCTCTGAATGGATCTCTTGACTATTCAGCTGTGTCTTCTGGGGACCCTGCACTGCAAGATCAAGTACAACGGGTCCTAAACAAGATAAAGAAACCAGAATCTGAGCCAGTAGTTTCTGAAGGTGCAAGGCATGAGGCTGTTGTAAGCAAATATCCCATGCTGAGGCGACGGCGCAGATTGATTGTTATAGCTCTTGACTGCTACGATAGCAAAGGATTTCCCGAGATGAAAATGATTCAGATTGTGCAAGATATAATTAAAGCTGTTCGGTCAGACTCACTATTTGCAAGAGTGACAGGGCTTGCTCTATCAACAGCTATGTCATTAACAGAAACAACAGAGTTCTTGACATCAGCAAAGATTCACGCAAATGAGTTTGACGCATTGATTTGTAACAGTGGGGGCGAAGTATATTACCCCGGTACTTGTACTCAAGTAGATGGAAAGCTTGTTCGAGATCCAGATTATGCAGCTCATATAGACTACCGTTGGGGCTGCGATGGCCTAAAGAAAACCATTTGGAAGTTGATGAATACAACTGAAGGTGGGAAACAATCTGATGAGTCTTCCAACCCCATCGAGGAAGACAAAAAATCCAGGAATGCCCATTGCATAGCATACCTTGTAAAGGATCGCAGTAAG GTCAAGAGAGTGGATGATTTGAGGCAGAAGCTTAGGATGCGAGGTCTCCGTTGTCATCTAATGTATTGTAGGAACTCAACAAGATTGCAAATTATTCCACACCTTGCATCACGCGCGCAAGCACTCAG GTACCTTTTTGTTCGTTGGAGATTGAATGTTGCCAATATGTTTGTGATTCTTGGTGAAAATGGAGATACCGATTACGAGGAAATGATATCTGGTGCTCATAAGACgataatattgaaagatgtgGTGACAAAGGGTTCTGAAGACTTGCTAAGAACCACAGACCTAAGAGATGACATTGTTCCTAAGGAGAGTCCCCTGATTGCTTATTTGAGTGGAAAAGCAACGGCTAGCGAGATCGCTGATGTTCTGAAGCAAGTGTCAAAAGCTTCTGCTGGGATGTGA